A window of the Bos indicus x Bos taurus breed Angus x Brahman F1 hybrid chromosome X, Bos_hybrid_MaternalHap_v2.0, whole genome shotgun sequence genome harbors these coding sequences:
- the LOC113886993 gene encoding P antigen family member 3-like, whose amino-acid sequence MSGQVASTLGPTKQDCSQVDEPVVDQQPSVEQRQQEKPPAEIQDITPRQEEVHGEDPVNRDEEEEKDPFEDSGLEADLQQLALAKTGGEGGDAPDVGEEFASNTEPGKMPEAGSSDPRCLNA is encoded by the exons atgagTGGGCAAGTGGCATCAACATTGGGACCTACAAAGCAAGATTGCTCCCAGGTGGATGAACCTGTGGTT GACCAGCAGCCCAGTGTTGAGCAACgtcaacaagagaaaccaccagcTGAGATTCAGGATATCACACCTAGACAGGAGGAAGTACATGGAGAGGATCCAGTGAATCGtgatgaagaagaggagaaggatccCTTTGAAG attctggccTGGAAGCTGATCTCCAGCAATTGGCTCTGGCAAAGACTGGGGGTGAAGGTGGAGATGCTCCTGATGTCGGGGAGGAGTTTGCATCAAATACAGAGCCTGGTAAAATGCCAGAAGCAG gTAGTTCGGACCCCAGATGCCTGAATGCCTGA